In Acropora palmata chromosome 7, jaAcrPala1.3, whole genome shotgun sequence, one genomic interval encodes:
- the LOC141885881 gene encoding uncharacterized protein LOC141885881 isoform X6 has translation MASPTNNKEIGATSLLEKRRVSASVSEIRDLYSALQELVPGSGASSLSHQVVPEEEIPRDGVSSNRNSPRPRRSPNNSITERSTSPSLNNEEDSMSIRVRRLLPVIPRSTSKGNQALDVNANKSATKNQRTPTTERLDSSDEASSETQTNPTRKRMGRRGSSGDVLFGGGSNKNKASKNSSAMVRSASNIDLSRAAEAKPKSSGFFKLDRFLNSNLMGRRGSEGLVVTTKSSKQGLRRLSPLKIGRRGSGGDIVTTENAKSVPIPPSPLTLPPQDTDLRTDEQSPGATVNSSPKQSSQKNGMNKFSHLSKEETPSAGLGPKELTAEEEDSTSQPDSVDGAPKPKTPVRLESHMDLLLNSLNELHGSPKEKLHASMSDPVKQLDQRRVSLGTEMQKLLGALQELCPGSDSDSLGELEARSRNGSVSCERATVERESLDQLEAYFSEKLRDATRAQRASKTPSEKSSESEVIHSDKEDGEGKERNLSLSSQKPSVEVVSVDEGIDLIDHPFNGSVKRPKSKEDRDQFANQVNKKLQDWLEKAMMLAQKEKGNLHTSFATSESEEFKYDSHDSDESDGNKDKEPQKIKRNLFNKLSFLRRGEKSRGKNNRHRRTRSMHDVTVALENELNDQDFEESTQSETTTAHGERKSSTVTRTRSLHTIGQTRNKSRSKQVKEAEDMKTDGKDLHSTTKANETVEGELDLQQPNKDNSFETASKETTWKTENFKTERATPRIQQSDKKTLKSSDSKKRLGRLPTNLPMFYRPDKLKCCTTQETPHQNDTESPSLNRKKFVSQNGVIYTGMEDSFYTEKKNGKKLRKTSSDTVPYPGIFTDEGSNYFFGDRFVGEVTLVYPSTSPPGTLRRCASVDSFLNAKELQDSYESESNCSCHYGNSLMPDDAMSHHMSRTASDDQSVNSSYQPHIWDTEVII, from the coding sequence ATGGCCTCACCAACAAACAATAAGGAAATTGGAGCCACCAGCCTGCTGGAAAAACGCCGGGTTTCCGCTTCTGTAAGCGAGATCAGAGATTTGTACAGCGCACTTCAAGAACTTGTCCCAGGGAGTGGGGCATCTTCACTCTCCCACCAGGTAGTTCCTGAGGAAGAAATTCCCAGAGATGGCGTTTCGTCCAATCGAAACTCCCCTCGCCCGCGACGAAGTCCAAACAATAGTATTACAGAACGAAGCACGTCACCTTCGCTAAACAACGAGGAAGATTCCATGTCGATTCGAGTCAGACGATTACTACCAGTAATTCCTCGTTCCACCTCCAAAGGCAATCAAGCGCTAGATGTGAACGCTAACAAGAGTGCCACTAAAAATCAAAGAACGCCTACCACGGAAAGGCTTGACTCGAGTGACGAGGCTTCGTCCGAGACGCAAACTAATCCAACAAGGAAAAGAATGGGCAGAAGAGGGTCCAGCGGGGACGTGTTATTTGGAGGCGGAAGCAATAAGAACAAGGCATCCAAAAATTCTTCGGCGATGGTACGAAGCGCCTCCAACATTGATCTTTCCAGAGCAGCAGAAGCAAAGCCAAAGAGTTCTGGCTTCTTCAAATTGGACAGATTTCTCAACTCTAACTTGATGGGTCGCAGAGGATCTGAGGGGCTTGTGGTGACGACAAAATCAAGCAAGCAAGGCCTGAGAAGGCTCAGCCCTTTGAAAATCGGACGAAGAGGTTCCGGGGGTGATATCGTGACGACGGAAAACGCTAAGTCAGTCCCAATACCTCCCAGTCCATTGACTTTACCACCACAAGACACAGACTTGCGCACTGATGAGCAGTCTCCAGGGGCAACTGTCAATTCGTCCCCAAAGCAAAGCTCTCAAAAGAACGGAATGAACAAGTTTTCACACTTATCAAAAGAGGAAACTCCTTCAGCCGGGCTGGGACCCAAAGAGTTAACTGCAGAGGAAGAGGATTCTACCAGCCAACCAGATAGTGTCGATGGGGCTCCAAAGCCCAAGACACCAGTCAGACTAGAAAGTCATATGGACTTGTTGCTTAATTCGTTGAATGAGCTGCACGGTTCACCGAAAGAGAAACTTCATGCTAGCATGAGTGATCCAGTGAAGCAACTCGATCAGCGCCGAGTTAGCCTAGGAACGGAAATGCAAAAACTACTAGGCGCCCTTCAGGAGCTTTGCCCAGGCTCAGATTCCGATTCCCTCGGTGAGCTTGAAGCGCGTTCGAGGAATGGATCCGTCTCATGTGAGCGAGCGACTGTTGAGCGCGAATCTCTTGACCAACTCGAAGCGTACTTCAGCGAAAAGTTACGAGACGCCACGAGGGCCCAGAGGGCATCGAAGACACCTTCGGAGAAATCTTCAGAAAGCGAAGTTATTCACTCAGACAAAGAGGATggtgaaggaaaagaaagaaatttatcACTCTCAAGCCAAAAACCTTCCGTGGAAGTGGTCAGCGTGGATGAAGGCATCGACCTCATTGATCACCCGTTCAATGGCTCTGTTAAACGACCGAAATCAAAAGAAGATCGCGATCAATTCGCAAATCAAGTCAACAAAAAACTTCAAGACTGGCTTGAAAAAGCAATGATGTTAgcacagaaagaaaaaggtaaCTTGCATACAAGCTTCGCGACGTCTGAAAGCGAGGAATTCAAGTACGACTCCCATGATTCTGACGAAAGCGATGGCAATAAAGACAAGGAACCTCAAAAAATCAAACGAAACCTGTTCAATAAGTTATCTTTTCTCCGCCGTGGGGAAAAATCTCGCGGGAAAAATAACAGACACCGAAGAACCAGGTCTATGCATGACGTCACAGTTGCGCTGGAAAACGAACTCAATGACCAAGATTTCGAGGAAAGCACGCAATCCGAAACTACAACTGCGCATGGCGAGAGAAAGTCCAGCACGGTTACTCGCACGCGATCCTTGCACACAATTGGACAAACGCGAAACAAAAGCCGGAGCAAACAGGTGAAAGAAGCAGAGGATATGAAGACGGATGGAAAAGATCTACACTCGACTACCAAAGCTAATGAGACCGTAGAAGGGGAATTGGATTTGCAACAACCCAACAAGGACAACAGCTTTGAGACTGCTTCGAAAGAAACTACGTGGAAAACGGAGAATTTCAAGACGGAAAGGGCGACGCCAAGAATACAACAGTCAGATAAAAAGACTTTGAAAAGCTCTGACTCAAAAAAGCGGCTAGGTCGTCTTCCAACGAACTTGCCGATGTTCTATCGCCCTGATAAACTCAAATGTTGCACCACGCAAGAAACACCCCACCAAAATGACACAGAAAGCCCTTCACTGAATCGCAAGAAATTCGTTTCTCAAAACGGAGTCATTTATACAGGAATGGAAGATAGTTTCtacactgaaaagaaaaatggcaaaaaactGCGAAAGACTTCCAGTGACACAGTGCCTTATCCTGGAATTTTCACAGATGAGGGTTCTAATTATTTTTTCGGAGATCGATTTGTTGGAGAAGTGACACTCGTGTACCCAAGTACCTCTCCCCCTGGCACATTACGTCGATGTGCCTCAGTTGATAGTTTCTTGAACGCCAAAGAATTACAGGACTCCTATGAGTCTGAGTCAAATTGCTCTTGTCACTATGGCAACAGTCTAATGCCCGATGATGCAATGAGCCATCACATGTCTAGAACAGCAAGCGATGACCAGTCAGTGAACTCTTCATATCAGCCTCATATTTGGGACACTGAAGTCATTATCTAG
- the LOC141885881 gene encoding uncharacterized protein LOC141885881 isoform X5 — MLTENDNSNSVEMKEFASSTSQKSMASPTNNKEIGATSLLEKRRVSASVSEIRDLYSALQELVPGSGASSLSHQVVPEEEIPRDGVSSNRNSPRPRRSPNNSITERSTSPSLNNEEDSMSIRVRRLLPVIPRSTSKGNQALDVNANKSATKNQRTPTTERLDSSDEASSETQTNPTRKRMGRRGSSGDVLFGGGSNKNKASKNSSAMVRSASNIDLSRAAEAKPKSSGFFKLDRFLNSNLMGRRGSEGLVVTTKSSKQGLRRLSPLKIGRRGSGGDIVTTENAKSVPIPPSPLTLPPQDTDLRTDEQSPGATVNSSPKQSSQKNGMNKFSHLSKEETPSAGLGPKELTAEEEDSTSQPDSVDGAPKPKTPVRLESHMDLLLNSLNELHGSPKEKLHASMSDPVKQLDQRRVSLGTEMQKLLGALQELCPGSDSDSLGELEARSRNGSVSCERATVERESLDQLEAYFSEKLRDATRAQRASKTPSEKSSESEVIHSDKEDGEGKERNLSLSSQKPSVEVVSVDEGIDLIDHPFNGSVKRPKSKEDRDQFANQVNKKLQDWLEKAMMLAQKEKGNLHTSFATSESEEFKYDSHDSDESDGNKDKEPQKIKRNLFNKLSFLRRGEKSRGKNNRHRRTRSMHDVTVALENELNDQDFEESTQSETTTAHGERKSSTVTRTRSLHTIGQTRNKSRSKQVKEAEDMKTDGKDLHSTTKANETVEGELDLQQPNKDNSFETASKETTWKTENFKTERATPRIQQSDKKTLKSSDSKKRLGRLPTNLPMFYRPDKLKCCTTQETPHQNDTESPSLNRKKFVSQNGVIYTGMEDSFYTEKKNGKKLRKTSSDTVPYPGIFTDEGSNYFFGDRFVGEVTLVYPSTSPPGTLRRCASVDSFLNAKELQDSYESESNCSCHYGNSLMPDDAMSHHMSRTASDDQSVNSSYQPHIWDTEVII; from the exons ATGTTGACAGAGAACGACAACAGCAATTCAGTGGAGATGAAAG AATTTGCCTCGTCTACCAGCCAAAAGAGCATGGCCTCACCAACAAACAATAAGGAAATTGGAGCCACCAGCCTGCTGGAAAAACGCCGGGTTTCCGCTTCTGTAAGCGAGATCAGAGATTTGTACAGCGCACTTCAAGAACTTGTCCCAGGGAGTGGGGCATCTTCACTCTCCCACCAGGTAGTTCCTGAGGAAGAAATTCCCAGAGATGGCGTTTCGTCCAATCGAAACTCCCCTCGCCCGCGACGAAGTCCAAACAATAGTATTACAGAACGAAGCACGTCACCTTCGCTAAACAACGAGGAAGATTCCATGTCGATTCGAGTCAGACGATTACTACCAGTAATTCCTCGTTCCACCTCCAAAGGCAATCAAGCGCTAGATGTGAACGCTAACAAGAGTGCCACTAAAAATCAAAGAACGCCTACCACGGAAAGGCTTGACTCGAGTGACGAGGCTTCGTCCGAGACGCAAACTAATCCAACAAGGAAAAGAATGGGCAGAAGAGGGTCCAGCGGGGACGTGTTATTTGGAGGCGGAAGCAATAAGAACAAGGCATCCAAAAATTCTTCGGCGATGGTACGAAGCGCCTCCAACATTGATCTTTCCAGAGCAGCAGAAGCAAAGCCAAAGAGTTCTGGCTTCTTCAAATTGGACAGATTTCTCAACTCTAACTTGATGGGTCGCAGAGGATCTGAGGGGCTTGTGGTGACGACAAAATCAAGCAAGCAAGGCCTGAGAAGGCTCAGCCCTTTGAAAATCGGACGAAGAGGTTCCGGGGGTGATATCGTGACGACGGAAAACGCTAAGTCAGTCCCAATACCTCCCAGTCCATTGACTTTACCACCACAAGACACAGACTTGCGCACTGATGAGCAGTCTCCAGGGGCAACTGTCAATTCGTCCCCAAAGCAAAGCTCTCAAAAGAACGGAATGAACAAGTTTTCACACTTATCAAAAGAGGAAACTCCTTCAGCCGGGCTGGGACCCAAAGAGTTAACTGCAGAGGAAGAGGATTCTACCAGCCAACCAGATAGTGTCGATGGGGCTCCAAAGCCCAAGACACCAGTCAGACTAGAAAGTCATATGGACTTGTTGCTTAATTCGTTGAATGAGCTGCACGGTTCACCGAAAGAGAAACTTCATGCTAGCATGAGTGATCCAGTGAAGCAACTCGATCAGCGCCGAGTTAGCCTAGGAACGGAAATGCAAAAACTACTAGGCGCCCTTCAGGAGCTTTGCCCAGGCTCAGATTCCGATTCCCTCGGTGAGCTTGAAGCGCGTTCGAGGAATGGATCCGTCTCATGTGAGCGAGCGACTGTTGAGCGCGAATCTCTTGACCAACTCGAAGCGTACTTCAGCGAAAAGTTACGAGACGCCACGAGGGCCCAGAGGGCATCGAAGACACCTTCGGAGAAATCTTCAGAAAGCGAAGTTATTCACTCAGACAAAGAGGATggtgaaggaaaagaaagaaatttatcACTCTCAAGCCAAAAACCTTCCGTGGAAGTGGTCAGCGTGGATGAAGGCATCGACCTCATTGATCACCCGTTCAATGGCTCTGTTAAACGACCGAAATCAAAAGAAGATCGCGATCAATTCGCAAATCAAGTCAACAAAAAACTTCAAGACTGGCTTGAAAAAGCAATGATGTTAgcacagaaagaaaaaggtaaCTTGCATACAAGCTTCGCGACGTCTGAAAGCGAGGAATTCAAGTACGACTCCCATGATTCTGACGAAAGCGATGGCAATAAAGACAAGGAACCTCAAAAAATCAAACGAAACCTGTTCAATAAGTTATCTTTTCTCCGCCGTGGGGAAAAATCTCGCGGGAAAAATAACAGACACCGAAGAACCAGGTCTATGCATGACGTCACAGTTGCGCTGGAAAACGAACTCAATGACCAAGATTTCGAGGAAAGCACGCAATCCGAAACTACAACTGCGCATGGCGAGAGAAAGTCCAGCACGGTTACTCGCACGCGATCCTTGCACACAATTGGACAAACGCGAAACAAAAGCCGGAGCAAACAGGTGAAAGAAGCAGAGGATATGAAGACGGATGGAAAAGATCTACACTCGACTACCAAAGCTAATGAGACCGTAGAAGGGGAATTGGATTTGCAACAACCCAACAAGGACAACAGCTTTGAGACTGCTTCGAAAGAAACTACGTGGAAAACGGAGAATTTCAAGACGGAAAGGGCGACGCCAAGAATACAACAGTCAGATAAAAAGACTTTGAAAAGCTCTGACTCAAAAAAGCGGCTAGGTCGTCTTCCAACGAACTTGCCGATGTTCTATCGCCCTGATAAACTCAAATGTTGCACCACGCAAGAAACACCCCACCAAAATGACACAGAAAGCCCTTCACTGAATCGCAAGAAATTCGTTTCTCAAAACGGAGTCATTTATACAGGAATGGAAGATAGTTTCtacactgaaaagaaaaatggcaaaaaactGCGAAAGACTTCCAGTGACACAGTGCCTTATCCTGGAATTTTCACAGATGAGGGTTCTAATTATTTTTTCGGAGATCGATTTGTTGGAGAAGTGACACTCGTGTACCCAAGTACCTCTCCCCCTGGCACATTACGTCGATGTGCCTCAGTTGATAGTTTCTTGAACGCCAAAGAATTACAGGACTCCTATGAGTCTGAGTCAAATTGCTCTTGTCACTATGGCAACAGTCTAATGCCCGATGATGCAATGAGCCATCACATGTCTAGAACAGCAAGCGATGACCAGTCAGTGAACTCTTCATATCAGCCTCATATTTGGGACACTGAAGTCATTATCTAG
- the LOC141885881 gene encoding uncharacterized protein LOC141885881 isoform X3: MFVKMRFEGWDRRRHQSEKILSTRKRNAQSGSVRLQNEFASSTSQKSMASPTNNKEIGATSLLEKRRVSASVSEIRDLYSALQELVPGSGASSLSHQVVPEEEIPRDGVSSNRNSPRPRRSPNNSITERSTSPSLNNEEDSMSIRVRRLLPVIPRSTSKGNQALDVNANKSATKNQRTPTTERLDSSDEASSETQTNPTRKRMGRRGSSGDVLFGGGSNKNKASKNSSAMVRSASNIDLSRAAEAKPKSSGFFKLDRFLNSNLMGRRGSEGLVVTTKSSKQGLRRLSPLKIGRRGSGGDIVTTENAKSVPIPPSPLTLPPQDTDLRTDEQSPGATVNSSPKQSSQKNGMNKFSHLSKEETPSAGLGPKELTAEEEDSTSQPDSVDGAPKPKTPVRLESHMDLLLNSLNELHGSPKEKLHASMSDPVKQLDQRRVSLGTEMQKLLGALQELCPGSDSDSLGELEARSRNGSVSCERATVERESLDQLEAYFSEKLRDATRAQRASKTPSEKSSESEVIHSDKEDGEGKERNLSLSSQKPSVEVVSVDEGIDLIDHPFNGSVKRPKSKEDRDQFANQVNKKLQDWLEKAMMLAQKEKGNLHTSFATSESEEFKYDSHDSDESDGNKDKEPQKIKRNLFNKLSFLRRGEKSRGKNNRHRRTRSMHDVTVALENELNDQDFEESTQSETTTAHGERKSSTVTRTRSLHTIGQTRNKSRSKQVKEAEDMKTDGKDLHSTTKANETVEGELDLQQPNKDNSFETASKETTWKTENFKTERATPRIQQSDKKTLKSSDSKKRLGRLPTNLPMFYRPDKLKCCTTQETPHQNDTESPSLNRKKFVSQNGVIYTGMEDSFYTEKKNGKKLRKTSSDTVPYPGIFTDEGSNYFFGDRFVGEVTLVYPSTSPPGTLRRCASVDSFLNAKELQDSYESESNCSCHYGNSLMPDDAMSHHMSRTASDDQSVNSSYQPHIWDTEVII, translated from the exons ATGTTTGTGAAAATGCGATTTGAAGGCTGGGACAGGAGAAGGCATCAAAGCGAGAAAATACTTTCCACACGAAAAAGAAACGCCCAAAGTGGTTCAGTTCGTCTCCAAAACG AATTTGCCTCGTCTACCAGCCAAAAGAGCATGGCCTCACCAACAAACAATAAGGAAATTGGAGCCACCAGCCTGCTGGAAAAACGCCGGGTTTCCGCTTCTGTAAGCGAGATCAGAGATTTGTACAGCGCACTTCAAGAACTTGTCCCAGGGAGTGGGGCATCTTCACTCTCCCACCAGGTAGTTCCTGAGGAAGAAATTCCCAGAGATGGCGTTTCGTCCAATCGAAACTCCCCTCGCCCGCGACGAAGTCCAAACAATAGTATTACAGAACGAAGCACGTCACCTTCGCTAAACAACGAGGAAGATTCCATGTCGATTCGAGTCAGACGATTACTACCAGTAATTCCTCGTTCCACCTCCAAAGGCAATCAAGCGCTAGATGTGAACGCTAACAAGAGTGCCACTAAAAATCAAAGAACGCCTACCACGGAAAGGCTTGACTCGAGTGACGAGGCTTCGTCCGAGACGCAAACTAATCCAACAAGGAAAAGAATGGGCAGAAGAGGGTCCAGCGGGGACGTGTTATTTGGAGGCGGAAGCAATAAGAACAAGGCATCCAAAAATTCTTCGGCGATGGTACGAAGCGCCTCCAACATTGATCTTTCCAGAGCAGCAGAAGCAAAGCCAAAGAGTTCTGGCTTCTTCAAATTGGACAGATTTCTCAACTCTAACTTGATGGGTCGCAGAGGATCTGAGGGGCTTGTGGTGACGACAAAATCAAGCAAGCAAGGCCTGAGAAGGCTCAGCCCTTTGAAAATCGGACGAAGAGGTTCCGGGGGTGATATCGTGACGACGGAAAACGCTAAGTCAGTCCCAATACCTCCCAGTCCATTGACTTTACCACCACAAGACACAGACTTGCGCACTGATGAGCAGTCTCCAGGGGCAACTGTCAATTCGTCCCCAAAGCAAAGCTCTCAAAAGAACGGAATGAACAAGTTTTCACACTTATCAAAAGAGGAAACTCCTTCAGCCGGGCTGGGACCCAAAGAGTTAACTGCAGAGGAAGAGGATTCTACCAGCCAACCAGATAGTGTCGATGGGGCTCCAAAGCCCAAGACACCAGTCAGACTAGAAAGTCATATGGACTTGTTGCTTAATTCGTTGAATGAGCTGCACGGTTCACCGAAAGAGAAACTTCATGCTAGCATGAGTGATCCAGTGAAGCAACTCGATCAGCGCCGAGTTAGCCTAGGAACGGAAATGCAAAAACTACTAGGCGCCCTTCAGGAGCTTTGCCCAGGCTCAGATTCCGATTCCCTCGGTGAGCTTGAAGCGCGTTCGAGGAATGGATCCGTCTCATGTGAGCGAGCGACTGTTGAGCGCGAATCTCTTGACCAACTCGAAGCGTACTTCAGCGAAAAGTTACGAGACGCCACGAGGGCCCAGAGGGCATCGAAGACACCTTCGGAGAAATCTTCAGAAAGCGAAGTTATTCACTCAGACAAAGAGGATggtgaaggaaaagaaagaaatttatcACTCTCAAGCCAAAAACCTTCCGTGGAAGTGGTCAGCGTGGATGAAGGCATCGACCTCATTGATCACCCGTTCAATGGCTCTGTTAAACGACCGAAATCAAAAGAAGATCGCGATCAATTCGCAAATCAAGTCAACAAAAAACTTCAAGACTGGCTTGAAAAAGCAATGATGTTAgcacagaaagaaaaaggtaaCTTGCATACAAGCTTCGCGACGTCTGAAAGCGAGGAATTCAAGTACGACTCCCATGATTCTGACGAAAGCGATGGCAATAAAGACAAGGAACCTCAAAAAATCAAACGAAACCTGTTCAATAAGTTATCTTTTCTCCGCCGTGGGGAAAAATCTCGCGGGAAAAATAACAGACACCGAAGAACCAGGTCTATGCATGACGTCACAGTTGCGCTGGAAAACGAACTCAATGACCAAGATTTCGAGGAAAGCACGCAATCCGAAACTACAACTGCGCATGGCGAGAGAAAGTCCAGCACGGTTACTCGCACGCGATCCTTGCACACAATTGGACAAACGCGAAACAAAAGCCGGAGCAAACAGGTGAAAGAAGCAGAGGATATGAAGACGGATGGAAAAGATCTACACTCGACTACCAAAGCTAATGAGACCGTAGAAGGGGAATTGGATTTGCAACAACCCAACAAGGACAACAGCTTTGAGACTGCTTCGAAAGAAACTACGTGGAAAACGGAGAATTTCAAGACGGAAAGGGCGACGCCAAGAATACAACAGTCAGATAAAAAGACTTTGAAAAGCTCTGACTCAAAAAAGCGGCTAGGTCGTCTTCCAACGAACTTGCCGATGTTCTATCGCCCTGATAAACTCAAATGTTGCACCACGCAAGAAACACCCCACCAAAATGACACAGAAAGCCCTTCACTGAATCGCAAGAAATTCGTTTCTCAAAACGGAGTCATTTATACAGGAATGGAAGATAGTTTCtacactgaaaagaaaaatggcaaaaaactGCGAAAGACTTCCAGTGACACAGTGCCTTATCCTGGAATTTTCACAGATGAGGGTTCTAATTATTTTTTCGGAGATCGATTTGTTGGAGAAGTGACACTCGTGTACCCAAGTACCTCTCCCCCTGGCACATTACGTCGATGTGCCTCAGTTGATAGTTTCTTGAACGCCAAAGAATTACAGGACTCCTATGAGTCTGAGTCAAATTGCTCTTGTCACTATGGCAACAGTCTAATGCCCGATGATGCAATGAGCCATCACATGTCTAGAACAGCAAGCGATGACCAGTCAGTGAACTCTTCATATCAGCCTCATATTTGGGACACTGAAGTCATTATCTAG